In the Nitrospirota bacterium genome, one interval contains:
- a CDS encoding M20/M25/M40 family metallo-hydrolase, translating to MQYIVFLGTALLFGVMLVLPAAGGEAAARQGALIHHDLTVTLQPEEHRLSVKDTITLPENHSGALRFLLHSGLAPSSPTPGVRVVREAAPKGAVPLERFRVEAPPGTRAFVLAYGGSIHHPLESYGKEYARGFRDTPGIIDEEGVYLSGSSYWYPAFDEELITFKAAVELPGGWDAVSQGARTLHNKEKNATRVQWDSPEPQDSIYLIAAPFTEYSQQTGRVTAMAFLRTPDRELANKYIEATSRYITLYEKLIGPYPYRKFALVENFWETGFGMPSFTLLGPKIIRFPFIITSSYPHEILHTWWGNSVFPDYRSGNWSEGLTAYLADHLIKEQQGSGVEHRQTTLQKYTDYVLTERDLPLTEFRSRHSSSSEAVGYGKSLMVFHMLRRELGDKAFTAGLQELYRSYKFKAASFSDLGKSFEKSSGRDLKSFFDQWVTRRGAPQIALGKVQAKKEGSGYLLTFSVDQLQEGKAYRLNIPLAVTLEGQERAYQTTVTVSKKRSVLSLPVPARPVRLDLDPEFDLFRRLDLDEIPPALSQALGARKMLILLPASAKAPLLRGYRDFARMLAASGPDTAEIKLDTEIGKLPADRAVAVVGWENRFAAEALKTMERYGASAQGNGIRVEATDIPRGNHAVVLTARNAKNSSMALLFIAADTVKALPGLGRKLPHYHKYSYLGFEGDEPVNIAKGRWPVVDSPMTVFLPGRGGAVKRVERAALAAREPLAALPKVFSSERMMETVRFLSGDELKGRGFGSEGLELAAAHIAERFREAGLMPGGETEESYFQTWSERGGEPEAAASLRNVVGILPGKRAEWAGQSIVIGAHYDHLGLGWPDVREGNKGKVHPGADDNASGVAVLLELARVLGSSTNPDRTVIFVAFSGEEAGRRGSKQYIARQQRFPAASSRAMINLDTVGRLGKRKLLVLGSDTAKEWLPIVRGAGFVTGIEIEAVAERLDASDQVSFEEAGIPAIQLFSGPHPDYHRPTDTADKTDAEGLVKAASVAKEAIEYLASRPEPLTPADRKRGSEAAEAKGERRVSLGTIPDFTFSGAGCRLSGVVPGSAAEICGLKEGDIIIRINAAPVNSLKDLSNVLKSLSPGNRIGIIFLREGREHSVDAEVAPK from the coding sequence CGTTCCTCTCGAGAGGTTTCGCGTCGAGGCGCCTCCCGGAACAAGGGCCTTCGTGCTCGCCTACGGCGGCAGTATCCACCATCCCCTGGAGTCGTACGGGAAAGAGTATGCACGGGGCTTCCGGGATACGCCGGGCATCATCGACGAAGAGGGGGTCTATCTCTCCGGCAGCTCCTACTGGTACCCCGCCTTCGATGAGGAGCTCATTACGTTCAAGGCCGCGGTAGAACTGCCCGGTGGATGGGATGCGGTGAGCCAGGGCGCGCGCACCCTGCATAATAAAGAGAAAAACGCGACCCGGGTGCAGTGGGATTCTCCGGAGCCCCAGGACTCGATATACCTGATCGCTGCGCCCTTCACCGAGTATTCACAGCAGACGGGACGTGTCACGGCAATGGCATTCCTCCGCACTCCCGACAGAGAGCTCGCGAATAAGTATATCGAAGCGACGTCCCGCTACATCACCCTGTATGAAAAGCTCATCGGCCCCTACCCGTACCGCAAATTCGCCCTCGTCGAGAATTTCTGGGAGACCGGCTTCGGCATGCCCTCCTTTACGCTCCTCGGGCCGAAGATCATCCGCTTCCCCTTCATCATCACGTCGTCCTACCCCCACGAGATCCTCCATACCTGGTGGGGCAACAGCGTCTTTCCCGACTACCGGTCGGGCAACTGGTCAGAGGGATTGACCGCCTATCTCGCCGACCACCTCATCAAGGAGCAGCAGGGCAGCGGCGTCGAGCACCGCCAGACGACGCTCCAGAAGTACACCGATTATGTCCTTACCGAGCGGGATCTTCCGCTGACCGAGTTCCGCTCCCGCCACAGCTCTTCTTCGGAGGCGGTCGGCTACGGTAAATCGCTCATGGTCTTCCACATGCTCCGCAGGGAACTGGGGGATAAAGCCTTCACCGCCGGTCTGCAGGAGCTGTACCGCTCGTACAAATTTAAAGCAGCGTCCTTTTCCGATCTCGGGAAGAGCTTCGAGAAGAGCTCGGGGAGAGATCTGAAGTCCTTTTTCGATCAGTGGGTCACCCGGCGGGGCGCGCCGCAGATCGCGCTCGGGAAGGTGCAGGCGAAGAAGGAGGGGAGCGGTTATCTGCTCACCTTTTCGGTCGATCAGCTCCAGGAGGGAAAGGCCTATCGCCTGAACATTCCTCTTGCCGTAACACTGGAAGGCCAGGAGCGCGCCTACCAGACGACCGTCACCGTGAGCAAGAAGCGGTCCGTGCTGTCGCTTCCGGTACCCGCCCGCCCCGTGCGGCTCGATCTCGATCCCGAGTTCGATCTCTTCCGCAGGCTCGATCTCGACGAGATCCCTCCCGCGCTTTCGCAGGCCCTCGGGGCCCGGAAGATGCTGATCCTCCTCCCCGCGTCCGCCAAGGCGCCGCTGCTCCGGGGATACCGCGATTTTGCAAGAATGCTCGCAGCCTCGGGACCTGATACGGCAGAGATAAAGCTCGATACAGAGATCGGGAAGCTCCCTGCCGACCGCGCGGTAGCGGTCGTCGGCTGGGAGAATCGTTTTGCAGCGGAGGCGCTCAAGACCATGGAGCGCTATGGCGCATCAGCGCAGGGCAACGGTATTCGCGTAGAAGCAACCGATATTCCTCGCGGCAACCATGCGGTCGTACTGACGGCGCGCAATGCGAAGAACAGCAGTATGGCCCTCCTCTTCATAGCCGCCGATACCGTGAAGGCGCTGCCCGGCCTCGGCCGGAAGCTCCCTCACTATCACAAGTACAGCTATCTCGGCTTCGAGGGCGATGAGCCCGTCAATATAGCGAAAGGCCGGTGGCCGGTCGTCGATTCGCCGATGACCGTCTTTCTGCCCGGCAGGGGTGGCGCGGTAAAGCGGGTGGAACGGGCCGCGCTCGCCGCCCGGGAACCGCTGGCAGCGCTGCCGAAGGTCTTCTCCTCAGAGCGCATGATGGAGACGGTGCGGTTCCTTTCGGGCGACGAGCTCAAGGGAAGGGGTTTCGGCTCCGAAGGGCTCGAACTGGCGGCAGCGCACATCGCCGAGAGGTTCAGGGAGGCGGGACTCATGCCGGGAGGAGAGACTGAAGAGAGCTATTTCCAGACCTGGAGCGAACGGGGGGGAGAGCCCGAAGCCGCGGCATCGCTCAGGAATGTCGTCGGCATCCTTCCCGGAAAGAGAGCGGAGTGGGCCGGCCAGAGCATCGTCATCGGTGCGCACTACGACCACCTCGGCCTCGGCTGGCCCGACGTGCGGGAGGGCAACAAAGGGAAAGTACATCCCGGCGCCGACGACAACGCGAGCGGCGTGGCGGTGCTCCTGGAGCTGGCCCGCGTGCTCGGCAGCAGCACGAATCCCGACCGGACCGTCATTTTCGTCGCCTTCAGCGGCGAGGAGGCGGGCAGAAGAGGATCGAAGCAGTATATCGCCCGGCAGCAACGCTTTCCTGCTGCATCGTCCCGGGCCATGATCAACCTCGATACCGTCGGCCGCCTGGGGAAGAGGAAGCTGCTGGTGCTCGGCAGCGATACGGCAAAGGAGTGGCTCCCCATCGTCAGGGGCGCCGGCTTTGTCACGGGAATCGAGATCGAGGCGGTTGCCGAACGGCTCGACGCGAGCGACCAGGTGAGCTTCGAGGAGGCGGGCATTCCCGCGATACAGCTCTTCAGCGGACCGCACCCCGACTATCACCGTCCCACCGATACCGCTGACAAGACCGACGCAGAAGGGCTCGTGAAGGCGGCATCGGTAGCAAAGGAAGCGATCGAATACCTCGCCTCCCGTCCGGAGCCGCTCACCCCGGCCGACCGTAAGAGAGGAAGCGAAGCTGCGGAGGCGAAAGGAGAACGGCGGGTGAGTCTCGGCACTATCCCGGACTTCACCTTCAGCGGCGCCGGGTGCCGCCTCTCGGGAGTCGTGCCGGGCTCGGCTGCAGAGATCTGCGGTCTGAAGGAGGGCGACATCATTATACGCATCAACGCAGCCCCGGTGAACAGTTTGAAGGACCTTTCGAATGTGCTCAAGTCCCTCAGCCCGGGAAACCGTATCGGGATCATCTTCCTGCGGGAGGGAAGAGAACATAGCGTCGATGCCGAAGTGGCGCCGAAGTGA